The DNA region GTAAAATCTTTATGTAATGCATCCTCATTTTCCCTGAAATATGGGCTGTAATGATATGCCCGTTCTCCAGTTCAACACGAAACATCGCGTTACCTAATGATTCGGTAACTGTTCCGTCCTGTTCTATCGAAATTTGTTTCGCCATTTATTTTCTTTTAGTTCTTGTTTGAAGCCAGTACTTTTTCTATCTCATCAAATGAAGATAAGATTTCGGTTTCCCCTTCCCTGATTGCTATTGCATGCTCAAAATGCGCTGATGGTTTCCTGTCTGATGTTCTGATAGTCCATCCATCCTTCTCTTGTACAACATGCCTTGTTCCCAGGTTAATCATTGGTTCTATGCAAATGACCAATCCTTTTTGAAGCATAGTCCCCACTCCCCTCTTTCCATAATTCGGAACTTCAGGTTTTTCATGCAGATGTTTGCCAAGACCATGTCCGACTAAATCACGCACTACAGAGTAACCAAAGCTTTCAACATACGATTGAATCTCAAAGCCAATATCGCCAATGCGTTTACCAGCTTTTGCTGCTTCGATACCCCGATATAGCGATTCTTTGGTTCGTTCCATCAGTAATCTAACTTCTTCAGGAACTTCACCAACTGCAAACGAGTAAGCCGAATCACCATAAAAGCCATTCAGTACAACACCACAATCGACCGAAACAAGGTCACCCTCTTTTAACTCACGATTACCGGGAATTCCATGTACCACCACATCATTGATTGAGATGCATAAAGTATTGGGGAATCCGCCATAACCTTTGAAAGCGGGAACAGCCTTATGATCTCTGATAAAAGTTTCGGCTATCCTGTCAAGTTCCAGTGATTTTACTCCGGGCCTGATATTTTTTGCTACTTCGGCAAGGGTTTTACCAACAAGTAAAGAACTCAGTCTTATTAATTCAATCTCTTCGTCTGATTTGTAATGAATCATTCGTTCTGGCTTAAACTCCAAGTATTAACCCATGTTTACTGACGAACGTCCTTTGATGCGACCTGATTTGGTCAATCCATCATAGTGCCTCATCAACAAGTGACTTTCAATTTGCTGGAGTGTATCCAATACAACACCAACTAAAATCAGCAATGATGTTCCTCCGTAGAAGTTGGCAAACTGAGCAGTAACTCCGATTTTTCCGACCAACGAAGGCATAATTGCAACAAATGCAAGAAATATTGAGCCAGGCAATGTAATTCTTGACATAATCTGGTCAATAAATTCAGCAGTTTTCTTACCAGGTTTAACACCGGGAATAAAACCGTTGTTCTTTTTCATATCCTCTGCCATTTGATTAGGATTAATAGTAATGGCAGTATAGAAGTAGGTAAAAACAATAATCAAAATTGCGAATACAAAATTATACCAAAATCCGTGAACATTTGTAAAAGTTGCAGCAAATCCTGATAAAGCTTCTGATTGAGCAAATCCGGCCAGCGTTAATGGCAGAAACATAATAGCCTGTGCAAAGATAATAGGCATAACTCCTGCAGCATTCACTTTAAGCGGAATGTATTGTCTAACTCCACCGTATTGTTTATTTCCTACAATTCGTTTGGCATATTGAACGGGGATTCTTCTTGTTCCCTGAACGAGCAGGATGCTGACAAGAATAACACCGATAAGTACAGCAAGTTCAACGATAAATATTACTAATCCACCACCTTTCTGTTCCATACGTGAAACCAGTTCACCAAAGAGTGCAAAAGGCAGACGGGCAATAATACCAATCATAATGATAAGTGAAATACCATTACCAATACCTTTATCTGTAATTCTTTCACCTAACCACATTACAAATAGTGTTCCTGAGATAAGAATGATAACAGAAGACACCCAGAAGAATGTAGAAGGAGAAGTAACAGCAGGATCAAAAGGTGTTATTGCCTGAGCAGGTAATTGCGAAATTAGGTTGGCAATATAACCCGGAGCCTGAAAACCTGTAATAAGCACAGTAAGGTAACGGGTAATCTGATTAATTTTCTTTCGTCCACTTTCACCTTCTTTCTGCAATTTCTGGAAATATGGGATAGCCATACCCAGAAGCTGCACCACGATAGATGCAGAGATATAAGGCATGATACCTAATGCAAAGATAGAAGCATTAGAGAAAGCCCCTCCGGAGAACATATTTAGCAATCCGAGTAATCCACCAGAAGTTTGATTCTGCAGATTAGCTAATTGATTTGGGTCTACTCCCGGCAACACTACATAAGATCCAAGCCTGTATAAAACTACAATACCTATTGTATAAACAATACGCTTGCGCAGCTCGTCAATCTTTGAAATGTTCCGAATAGTCTGAATTAGTCTTTTCATCTAAAGTTTAGATTTTTATTGCCTGACCACCATTTGATTCAATAGCTTTAACAGCAGAAGCTGAAAAGCCGTGAGCTTTAACTTCGAGTTTGGCTGTAAATTCGCCACGACCAAGAATTTTAACTTTATCATTCTTAGAAGCCAGACCATTCTCGATGAAAACATCCATATCAATCACTTTTATATTTTTAGAAGTAGCCAGTATCTGCAAAACATCGAGGTTAACAGCGCGATACTCAACACGATTGATATTGTTAAAGCCAAATTTAGGTAAGCGTCTGTAGATAGGCATCTGACCACCTTCAAAACCAAAGCGCCTGCTATAACCTGAGCGTGATTTCTGACCTTTATGTCCACGGGTAGCAGTACCACCGCCACCTGATCCTTGTCCACGCCCAATTCTTTTTGACGATTTTGTTGAGCCTTGTGCCGGTTTAAGATTACTTAAATCCATAATGTCTTTCCGATTAACTTAGTATATTAATTAGATTTCTTCAACTTTCAGTAGATGGTTGATCTTAGCGATCATACCTTCAATCTGCGGGGTTGCAACCACATCAACAGGTCTGCCCATTTTAGAAATACCTAAGGCTTTCAGTGTGCGTTTCTGACGTTCGGGCTGTTTAATTCCGCTTTTTATCTGTGTAACTCTCAGTTTCTTCATTTTTCTATCTTTTAAAGCTCGTTAATTAGCCATTAAAAACTTTATTCAGATCCACACCACGAAGCTGTGCTACAGTATAAGCATCACGCATATTAACAAGAGCGTCAATGGTAGCTTTTACAACACTATGAGGGTTAGAAGATCCTTTAGACTTAGCAAGAACGTCTTTAACACCAACGCTTTCGAGAACAGCGCGCATAGCACCACCAGCGATAACACCGGTACCAGGAGAAGCTGGTTTCAGAAACACAAGTGCTCCGCCATATTTACCCAGTTGTTCATGTGGAATAGTGCCTTTCAGAACAGGTACTTTTACCAGATTTTTCTTGGCATCGTCAACGCCTTTTGCGATGGCAGCAGTTACTTCTTTAGCTTTACCAAGGCCATAACCTACGACTCCGTTTTCATTTCCAACCACAACGATAGCTGAAAAACTAAAAGTACGACCTCCTTTGGTAACTTTAGTAACCCTCTGTATACTTACCAGCCTGTCTTTGAATTCAATTTCGCTGGATTTAACTCTTTTGATGTTTGCGTTTGCCATTTCCATTAAAATTTAAGGCCTCCTGCTCTGGCTGCTTCAGCCAGGGATTTGATTCTACCATGATATAAGTAACCGTTGCGATCGAAAACTACTTTTTCGATGCCTGCCTCAATTGCTTTTTGGGCTATAAGCTGACCAACCAGTTTAGCCTGTTCAAGTTTTGCAATCGGGGTTCCCGAAATCTCAGGAGTACGTGACGATGCAGAAACAAGGGTTTTGCCTTCCAAATCATTTACAATTTGAGCATAAATCTGTTTATTGCTTCTGAATACTGTCAACCGCGGCTGCTCAGGCGAACCGGAAACCACTTTCCGGATTCTGAGTTTAATCCTGTGCCTTCTGTATTCTTTTCTGTTCTTAATAGCCATCCTTGTGTGAGGAATTTACCCCGGCTTAAACCGGGAGTGATTTATGTTTAATATTATTTGTCAGATGCTGATTTTCCAGCTTTCTTCTTAACAACCTCGCCCATGAAGCGAATACCCTTGCCTTTGTATGGTTCTGGCTTGCGTAAAGAACGAATCTTAGCTGCAACCTGACCAATCAGCTGTTTATCGTGCGATTTCAGTGTAATGATTGGGTTTTTACCTCTTTCAGTAACAGTTTCAACTGAAACTTCAGCAGGCATTTCAAAGAAAATGCTGTGCGAGTAACCGAGTGCTAACTCGAGCAACTTACCGGTAGCAGTCGCTTTATATCCGACTCCAACCAATTCCTGAACTACAGTAAAACCTTCAGATACACCTTTCACCATGTTAGCAAGTAACGAACGATAAAGTCCGTGTTTTGATCTGGCTTCCTGACTTTCATTTGCCCTTCCAACCAATAATTGATTTCCTTCTACCTGAACGGTAACATTAGAATCAACCTGTTGTGTAAGAGTTCCGAGTTTTCCTTTGATGGTAACCAGGTTCGTTTCCGAAACCGAAATTTCCACTCCGGCGGGGACAACAACTGGCATTTTTCCTATTCTCGACATCGTATTAAATCTCCTTTAGTTAGCTGATGTAACATAAAACTTCACCACCGATTTGAAGGTTTCTTGCTTCTTTATCGGTCATCAGGCCTTTGTTGGTTGAAAGTATAGCGATACCCAAACCATTAAGCACCCTTGGAAGTTCATCGGCGCCAACATAGCGACGCAAACCGGGTTTACTTACCCTTTCAAGACTTCTGATTGCAGGAATCTTAGAAACCGGGTGATATTTCAACGCGATTTTTATGTTTCCAGGCAAAGACTCATCCTCAAATTTATAATTGAGAATATAACCCTTATCAAATAAAATCTTGGTTATTTCCTTCTTCATGTTAGATGAAGGGATTTCCACGATCCGGTGGTTTGCCATTACGGCGTTCCTGATACGGGTCAGGTAATCTGCAATAGGATCTGTTACCATTTTATCCTTTGATATTATGATTAATTTGTGTTATTTTCTTACCAGCTGGCTTTTTTCACACCCGGAATCAGTCCTTCTAAGGCCATGAAACGGAAATTAATACGTGAAACTCCAAACTGACGCATATATCCTTTCGGACGGCCAGTTAATTTGCAACGATTGTGCAAACGTACAGGTGAAGCATTTTTCGGCAATTTCTGCAGTCCAATAAAGTCACCTGAAGCTTTAAGTTCAGCGCGTTTGGCTGCGTATTTTGCAACAAGGCGCTCTCTTTTGCGCTCTCTTGCTTTCATTGATTCCTTGGCCATATCTTATTTCTGATTTTTGAACGGTAAACCAAACTCTTTCAAAAGTGCCAGACATTCTTTGTCTGTGCGGGCTGTAGTTACAAAGGTAATATCCATACCATTGATTTTAGCCACTTTGTCGATTAAGATTTCAGGGAAGATAATCTGTTCTGTTACACCCAGTGTATAGTTTCCACGACCATCAAATCCTTTTTCATTAATCCCGCGAAAGTCTCTGATACGTGGGATTGCTACAGAAACCAATCTGTCGAGAAATTCGTACATATTATCACCCCTTAAGGTTACACGAACACCAATGGGCATTCCCTTACGCAACTTAAAGTTGGAGATATCTTTTTTAGATTTTGTAGCGACAGCTTTCTGCCCTGTAAGTGCAGTAATTTCGTTAACGCCTGCATCGATAAGTTTTTTATCGGCAATAGCTGTACCCAAACCCTGATTTACACTAATCTTCAGCAATTTTGGAACCTGCATTACAGTTGTATATTGGAACTGCTCTGTCAGTGCCGGAATAATTTCCTTGGCGTATTTATCTTTTAAGCGTGGTGAATAGTTCATTACTTGATTACCTCCCCAGACTTTTTGGAATAACGTACTGATTTATTAGTTTTGGTGTCAATCTTACGGCCAACGCGGGTTGGTTTACCGGAGTTGTCAACTACCATAAGGTTTGAGATGTGGATTCCAGCTTCCTGTTTTACAATTCCACCCTGAGCATTTTTAGCATTGGGTTTGGTGTGTTTTGAAACCAGGTTTACACCTTCAACAATGGCGCGCTGTTTTACAACATCAAGTTCAAGAACTTTGCCCTGCTTACCTTTTGAGTCACCAGCAATAACCTTCACGGTATCGCTTTTCTTAATATTTAATTTCGTGCTCATAGTCTGTTTTGTCCTTTACAGCACCTCGGGTGCTAATGAAACAATCTTCATGTATTGCTTTTCGCGCAATTCCCTGGCTACTGGTCCGAAAATACGGGTACCTGACATTTCACCGGCATTATTGAGCAATACTACAGCATTGTCATCAAACCTGATGTAAGAACCGTCGTTGCGACGAATTTCTTTTTTTGTTCTGACAACCACTGCTTTGGCTACCGTTCCTTTTTTAATGTTTCCCGAAGGAATAGCACTTTTAACGGCAACTACGATCTTATCGCCTATAGAGGCATATTTTTTACGTGTTCCACCCAGTACCCGGATGCACAGAACTTCTTTAGCTCCGCTGTTATCAGCAACCGTAAGACGTGATTCCTGTTGTATCATAATTACTTCGCTCTTTCAATGATTTCGACTAATCTCCAGCATTTATTTTTGCTCATCGGCCGGGTTTCGGCAATGCGAACGGTGTCGCCGATGTTACACTCATCATTTTCATCATGAGCTGCAAATTTGGAGGATTTTTTTACAAACTTTCCGTACTTGGGATGTTTCTCACGGCGCTCAACCTGAACGACGATTGATTTTTGCATTTTATTGCTAACAACAACCCCAATTCTTTCTTTTCTCAGATTTCTGGTTTCCATAGCTTATACGGTTATTGATTGTTAACACCAGCCAGCCCTTTAGCAGCTTCCTTCAATTGGCGTGAGCGCAATTCAGTAATCATGCGTGCAATGGTTCTGCGATAGGTTTTGATTTTATTGGGATTTTCAAGAGGCGAAACAGCATGGTTAAGCTTAAGCTTGTTAAGCTGCTTGCGTTCTTCATCAAGCCGTTCAATAATTTCGGCTGTTGAAAGCTCTCTAATGACTTCTTGTTTCATCGTTCGTTATATTGATTCTTCAACGTAATCTCTTCTTACCACAAACTTCGTTGCCACAGGTAGTTTCTGAGCTGCCAGCCTGAGGGCTTCTTTTGCAATCTCCATGGGTACACCTTCTGCTTCGAAGATAAGACGTCCTGGGCTGATGCGAGCCACAAAATATTCAGGAGCTCCTTTACCTTTACCCATACGGACTTCAGCAGGCTTCTTTGTAACAGGTTTGTCAGGAAATATGCGAATCCAGATCTGTCCTTCACGTTTCATGTGACGGCTAACTGCCTGACGGGCAGCTTCAATCTGCCTGCCGGTAATCCAGGCTTCTTCCAGGGTTTTGATACCGAATGAACCAAATGAAAGTTCTGCTCCACGCTTGGTGTTGCCTTTCATTTTGCCTTTCTGCATTTTCCTGTACTTGGTTTTCTTTGGCTGTAACATTATTATCGGATATTGATCGTGTTGTTGTTACTCTTGTTTTTTGCAATTATTTCTTGGGTCCCCTGGTATTGCGGTTACCACGTGGCGGCCTGTTGTTGGGTCTTTGTGGCATAGACTTTTCGCGTGGATTGCCTGTACCTGCAGCTTCAACATTAGGTGTAAGTTCAACTTTACCGTATACTTCGCCTTTACAAATCCAGACTTTTATACCAATTCGTCCATAAGTTGTATGAGCTTCTGCTATTGCGTAGTCAATATCAGCACGAAGTGTATGTAAAGGAATACGGCCTTCTTTTATCATTTCGCGACGGGCCATTTCAGCTCCGGCTAACCTTCCTGATATAAGAACTTTGATTCCTTCTGCTCCGATGCGCATGGTTGAAGCAATAGAAGTTTTGATAGCACGACGATAAGAAATCCTGCCTTCAATCTGACGGGCAATCGCATTTGCAACGATTACGGCATCCATTTCAGGGCGTTTAATTTCTGAAATATTGATTTGAATCTCCTTTTTGGTGATTTTCTTCAACTCTTCTTTCAGCTTGTCAACTTCCTGACCACCTTTTCCGATAATGATACCCGGGCGGGCGGTATGTATTGTTACGGTAACGAGTTTCAGTGTGCGTTCGATTACTATTTTCGAAACACCAGCCTTCGACAAACGCGCATTCAAATACTTACGAATCTGGTCATCTTCAACCAGTTTGTTTTCGAAATGCTTGCCACCATACCAGTTGGAGTCCCATCCTCTGATGATGCCGAGCCTGTTACCTATTGGATTTGTCTTTTGTCCCATTCAACAAATTATTATTTGGTTTTTAAGCCTGATTTGCAGTTTATTTTTTAACTTCCTGAGCAATCCTGTTGTCAATCAGCAGGGTTACATGGTTTGAACGCTTACGGATACGGTGTGCACGTCCCTGTGGGGCGGTACGGATACGTTTGAGTGAGCGGGCACCATCTACACCAATCTCTTTAATATAGAGACTTGTATCTTCCATACGGGTACCTTCGTTCTTGGCTTGCCAGTTGGCGAGTGCAGAGAGCAGCAATTTGTGTAAACGTCCGCTTGCATCCTGAGGAGAATGTTTCAATACATGAAGAGCCTGTTCCACGTTCATGCCGCGGATCATATCTGCTATCAGGCGCATTTTCCTGGGCGAAGTTGGGCAGTTAATCAATTTGGCAAAAGATTCATTCTTTCTGGCCTCTTTAACCTGCTCGGCTTTGTTATGTTTTCGTGATCCCATCGGTTTTTATTCTTTATTTTTTACCTTTATCTTTACTTCCGGCATGTCCCCTGAATATACGTGTGGGGGAAAATTCACCAAGCTTGTGACCTACCATGTTTTCAGTAACATACACAGGAATAAATTTATTTCCGTTATGTACAGCTATGGTTTGTCCTACAAAGTCAGGAGAAATCATGGAAGCACGCGACCAGGTTTTAATAACCACTTTTTTGTTGGTGCTTATAACATCCAATACTTTCTTTTCCAGTTTATAGTCGATATAAGGACCTTTTTTAAGCGAACGGCTCATGTTAAATGCTGTTAAAGTTCAATTACTTCTTCCTTCTTTCGATAATATATTTGTTCGAAGCCTTCTTCGGGTAGCGGGTCTTATATCCCTTAGCCGGTAAACCTTTACGCGACCTTGGGTGACCTCCTGTAGACCTACCTTCACCACCACCCATCGGGTGATCAACCGGGTTCATAACCACAGCGCGGACACGGGGCCTACGTCCAAACCAGCGAGTACGGCCGGCTTTACCAGATACTTCAAGGTTATGTTCAGTATTAGATACAATACCTACTGTAGCCTTACATGTTTGAAGAATCAGGCGGGTTTCTCCTGAAGGAAGTTTGATAACGGCAAATTTACCATCACGTGACATCAACTGTGCTGATGATCCGGCGCTACGTGCCATTTTTGCTCCCTGACCAGGTCTGAGTTCAATATTATGAATGACTGTTCCGAAAGGAATTTCGCTCAAGTATAATGAGTTGCCGATTTCTGGCTGTACACCTTTTCCTGAGATGACTTCCTGACCCACTTTCAGTCCGTTGGGAGCTACGATGTAGCGTTTTTCACCATCTGCATAAAACAGAAGGGCGATACGGGCTGTACGGTTCGGATCGTATTCGATGGTTTTTACCGTTGCAGGAATATTTTCCTTATCACGTTTAAAATCGATTACACGGTATTGTTGTTTGTGACCACCGCCGATGGACCGTAAAGTCATTTTTCCATCGTTGTTGCGGCCTCCCGATCTGGTCTTGGGCTGCAACAGGCTCTTTTCAGGGCTGGTGGCAGTTATGTCATCCAGTGCGCTTACCAGTTTGAAGCGCTGACTTGAAGTAGTCGGTTTGAATTTTTTTAAAGCCATTATCTTTAAATATTGCTATAAAAATCAATTGTTTCACCCTCAGCTAAAGTTACGATAGCTTTCTTATATGAATTGGCACGTCCTTTTACCATTCCTGCTTTTGTAAAGCGTGATTTGGTTTTTCCGGCATAATTCATAGTGTTAACTTCAGTAACATCAACTCCGTAGATTTCTTCTACTGCCTTTTTAATCTGCAATTTGTTTGAGTCTTTCTTTACGATAAACCCATAACGGTGGAGCTTTTCACCTAAGGCTGTCATCTTTTCCGTAACTACCGGCTTTATTATGATACCCATCGTTTCTTGTGTTAATGGTTCTTAATCTCAGCGCTTTGAGCGGTGATTTAATTCTGAAATGTCTTTTCGATTTCGGCCACTGAGCCTTCGAGAATTACCAGGTTTTTAGCACGGATAATTTCGTATGTATTTAAATCACAAGCCCTTATAACTTTAGCCTGTTTCAAATTACGGGACGACAAATATACGGCTTTATTAACATCAGGCAACACCATAAGTGTCTTTTTTCCTGAAAGTTGCAGATTTTCCAGTAGTTCTACAAAGTTCTTCGTTTTGGGTGCCTCATAAGTGAAGTCTTCCAGAACAACAATGTTATTGTCTTTTGCTTTGTAACTAAGTGCAGAAATACGTGCAAGCTGTTTCAATTTTACATTGAGCTTGAAGTTGTAAGTTCTGGGTCTTGGGCCAAATACTCTGGCTCCTCCACGCATAAGCGGACTCTTTATACTTCCTGCACGAGCTCCACCAGTTCCTTTTTGTTTCTTCAGTTTGCGGGTACTACCTGAAACTGTAGATTTTTCTTTTGAGCTGTGTGTACCCTGACGCTGATTGGCCAAATACTGTTTAGTATCGAGGTAAATAGCGTGATCGTTGGGCTCGATATTGAAAATCGAATCATTGAGGTTAACTGTCCTGGCAGTCTTCTCCCCTTTAATGTTATAAATTGCTAGCTCCATCGTTCAATGATTACATATGATCCATTAGCTCCAGGTACTGCACCTTTTACCAACAAGAGATTCTTTTCCTTTACGATTTTTATAATCTGGAGGTTCAGGGTTTTTACCCTTTTGTTTCCGGTTTGTCCAGCCATTCTCATTCCTTTGAATACTCTGGATGGCCATGAAGATGCACCTACAGATCCGGGAGCTCTTAAGCGGTTGTGCTGACCGTGGGTAGCACCTCCAACTCCACTGAAACCATGTCTGCGAATAACACCCTGGAAACCTTTTCCTTTGGTGGTGCCGACTACGTCAACAAATTCGCCTTCTTCAAAAACATCAATCATTACTACATCACCAAATTTTTTCTGATGGCCTGCCTCAAAACGGGTAAACTCAACTAATTTTCTTTTTGGTGTAATTCCGGCTTTGGCAAAATGACCCATCTCGGCTTTGGTAGTATGCTTTTCCTTTTTATCGTCGAAAGCAAGCTGAATGGCATCATAACCATCTACCTCTTTTGTCCTGATCTGAGTGACATAGCAAGGGCCGGCTTCAATGACCGTACACGGCAGATTCTTGCCATTGGCATCGTATACGCTGGTCATTCCGATTTTTTTTCCTATAATTCCTGACATTGCAGTATCATGTTAAAATTGATGATTCTTTTCCTTTTTGGTTTGACGGATAAATCCGGTAGCCTTTTGTCTGGCGGAAATCAGACTTTGATTTCTACTTCCACGCCACTGGGCAACTCCAGTTTCATCAGCGCATCAATCGTTTTGCTGGTGGTACTGTAGATATCAAGCAAGCGTTTGTATGAACTGAGTTCAAACTGCTCCCTCGATTTCTTGTTGACAAAGGTCGACCTCAACACAGTGTAGATCTTTTTGTTGGTAGGCAGAGGAATAGGGCCGTTAACAACTGCACCGGTCAATTTCACGGTCTTTACGATCTTTTCGGCTGATTTATCAACCAGATTGTGATCGTACGATTTCAGTTTTATTCTGATCCTTTGGCTCACGTTACTTTGGTTTATTGATTTAGTTTCGTTTATTTAACAAGATATCCTTTTAACTTGTAGATTACTTCATCTGTCAGGTTAGCAGGCAGTTCAGCATAGTGTGAAAATTCCATACTTGAATTTCCTCTTCCTGAAGTTATGGTGCGAAGGCTGGTTACATATCCAAACATTTCTGCCAGCGGCACATGGGCCTTAACTATCTGGTAGCGTGGTTTGGAGTCTATTCCATCTACATTCGCTCTGCGTTTATTCAAATCACTTGTAATGTCGCCTACATATTCGTCAGGAACATTCACTTCCAAACGCATTACAGGCTCAAGCAATACATTACGTCCCAAACGGGCAGCTTCTTTAAATCCGACTTTTGCACAAATTTCAAATGCCAGGGCATCAGAATCCACACTATGGAATGAGCCGTCAATCAATCTTACCTTAAGGCTCTCGAGTGAAAATCCGGCCAAAACACCATTCATCATAGCTATTTTGAAACCTTTTTCAATCGATGGAATAAATTCCTTGGGAATATTTCCGCCTTTTACATCGTTGATGAACTGCAAGCCTTTGAATCCTTCATCGGCCGGGCCCAATTCAAACTGGATATCTGCAAAGCGACCACGTCCACCCGTTTGTTTTTTATATACCTCGCGGTGAGTAACCGTTGTAACCAAAGCCTCTTTATAGGCAACCTGTGGATTTCCACGGCTGGTTTCAATTTTAAACTCACGTTTAAGACGATCTGCTATAATCTCAAGGTGCAACTCACCCATTCCACTGATAACAGTCTGACCGGTTTCTTCGTCCACTCTAACAGAGAAAG from Lentimicrobiaceae bacterium includes:
- the rplD gene encoding 50S ribosomal protein L4, with the protein product MELAIYNIKGEKTARTVNLNDSIFNIEPNDHAIYLDTKQYLANQRQGTHSSKEKSTVSGSTRKLKKQKGTGGARAGSIKSPLMRGGARVFGPRPRTYNFKLNVKLKQLARISALSYKAKDNNIVVLEDFTYEAPKTKNFVELLENLQLSGKKTLMVLPDVNKAVYLSSRNLKQAKVIRACDLNTYEIIRAKNLVILEGSVAEIEKTFQN
- the rpsC gene encoding 30S ribosomal protein S3 yields the protein MGQKTNPIGNRLGIIRGWDSNWYGGKHFENKLVEDDQIRKYLNARLSKAGVSKIVIERTLKLVTVTIHTARPGIIIGKGGQEVDKLKEELKKITKKEIQINISEIKRPEMDAVIVANAIARQIEGRISYRRAIKTSIASTMRIGAEGIKVLISGRLAGAEMARREMIKEGRIPLHTLRADIDYAIAEAHTTYGRIGIKVWICKGEVYGKVELTPNVEAAGTGNPREKSMPQRPNNRPPRGNRNTRGPKK
- the rpsS gene encoding 30S ribosomal protein S19 — encoded protein: MSRSLKKGPYIDYKLEKKVLDVISTNKKVVIKTWSRASMISPDFVGQTIAVHNGNKFIPVYVTENMVGHKLGEFSPTRIFRGHAGSKDKGKK
- the rpsJ gene encoding 30S ribosomal protein S10; translation: MSQRIRIKLKSYDHNLVDKSAEKIVKTVKLTGAVVNGPIPLPTNKKIYTVLRSTFVNKKSREQFELSSYKRLLDIYSTTSKTIDALMKLELPSGVEVEIKV
- the rplW gene encoding 50S ribosomal protein L23 codes for the protein MGIIIKPVVTEKMTALGEKLHRYGFIVKKDSNKLQIKKAVEEIYGVDVTEVNTMNYAGKTKSRFTKAGMVKGRANSYKKAIVTLAEGETIDFYSNI
- the rplB gene encoding 50S ribosomal protein L2; this translates as MALKKFKPTTSSQRFKLVSALDDITATSPEKSLLQPKTRSGGRNNDGKMTLRSIGGGHKQQYRVIDFKRDKENIPATVKTIEYDPNRTARIALLFYADGEKRYIVAPNGLKVGQEVISGKGVQPEIGNSLYLSEIPFGTVIHNIELRPGQGAKMARSAGSSAQLMSRDGKFAVIKLPSGETRLILQTCKATVGIVSNTEHNLEVSGKAGRTRWFGRRPRVRAVVMNPVDHPMGGGEGRSTGGHPRSRKGLPAKGYKTRYPKKASNKYIIERRKK
- the rplC gene encoding 50S ribosomal protein L3; translated protein: MSGIIGKKIGMTSVYDANGKNLPCTVIEAGPCYVTQIRTKEVDGYDAIQLAFDDKKEKHTTKAEMGHFAKAGITPKRKLVEFTRFEAGHQKKFGDVVMIDVFEEGEFVDVVGTTKGKGFQGVIRRHGFSGVGGATHGQHNRLRAPGSVGASSWPSRVFKGMRMAGQTGNKRVKTLNLQIIKIVKEKNLLLVKGAVPGANGSYVIIERWS
- the rplV gene encoding 50S ribosomal protein L22, giving the protein MGSRKHNKAEQVKEARKNESFAKLINCPTSPRKMRLIADMIRGMNVEQALHVLKHSPQDASGRLHKLLLSALANWQAKNEGTRMEDTSLYIKEIGVDGARSLKRIRTAPQGRAHRIRKRSNHVTLLIDNRIAQEVKK